The following are encoded together in the Nocardioides thalensis genome:
- a CDS encoding CGNR zinc finger domain-containing protein — MVFADDTSIALQAAVTLANTGLAPDTLTTVADLDRFFADFEYTGRHDRDRAELEAVRGVRDRLRRLLTSDRDEAVEQVNAMLREYDALPQLVRHDHLDWHIHAVGPERPLHERIIVETAMAMIDMIRADEMSRLDICADDDCEGVVLDLSRNRSRRFCSAACGNRNAVAAYRARQAAGA; from the coding sequence GTGGTATTCGCCGATGACACGAGCATCGCCCTCCAGGCGGCGGTGACGCTCGCCAACACAGGGCTCGCGCCGGACACCCTGACGACGGTCGCCGACCTCGACCGGTTCTTCGCCGACTTCGAGTACACCGGCCGCCACGACCGCGACCGTGCCGAGCTCGAGGCGGTCCGCGGCGTCCGCGACCGGCTGCGCCGCCTGCTCACGAGTGACCGCGACGAGGCGGTGGAGCAGGTCAACGCGATGCTCCGCGAGTACGACGCGCTCCCCCAGCTCGTGCGGCACGACCACCTCGACTGGCACATCCACGCCGTCGGCCCCGAGCGGCCGCTGCACGAGCGGATCATCGTGGAGACCGCGATGGCGATGATCGACATGATCCGCGCCGACGAGATGTCGCGCCTCGACATCTGCGCCGACGACGACTGCGAGGGCGTCGTGCTCGACCTGTCCCGCAACCGCTCACGACGGTTCTGCTCCGCGGCGTGCGGCAACCGCAACGCGGTCGCGGCCTACCGCGCGCGCCAGGCCGCCGGCGCCTGA
- a CDS encoding AI-2E family transporter — translation MRFLGRSVPDEESGTGDPDATDGNGGAAIVEPSPYGEPGEPLHRGPFYWGFFGALGALIAFWLFQAVASIGSTLMLVVVAFFLAAGLNPSVEFLERRGLRRSLATTAVIVIAAGAIALFIVAIVPVITDQVRALTDNAPIWLDELQKNKQIQELNEEYDVIDKAKDYVANGDFVSTLFGGVLGFGLKILSAVFNAFIIIVLTLYFLASLNTTTHAIYQLAPASRRERVAKLGDKVIHNIGGYVSGAFIVALCAGISSLIFLWFTEVREYAVALAFVVALLDIIPMIGATLGAIVVSAIAFATDIKSGIACVIFFAIYQQVENYVIYPRVMSRSVDLPGAVIVIAALVGAGLLGVVGALLAIPTAAAILLVIREVVVRRQDLK, via the coding sequence TTGAGGTTCCTCGGTCGCTCGGTGCCGGACGAGGAGTCCGGCACCGGCGACCCGGACGCGACTGACGGCAACGGAGGCGCCGCGATCGTCGAGCCCTCGCCGTACGGCGAGCCCGGCGAGCCGCTCCACCGCGGCCCGTTCTACTGGGGCTTCTTCGGCGCGCTCGGGGCGCTGATCGCGTTCTGGCTGTTCCAGGCCGTCGCGAGCATCGGCTCCACGCTGATGCTGGTCGTCGTCGCGTTCTTCCTCGCGGCGGGCCTCAACCCGTCGGTCGAGTTTCTCGAGCGCCGCGGGCTGCGCCGCTCCCTCGCCACCACGGCCGTCATCGTCATCGCGGCCGGCGCGATCGCACTGTTCATCGTGGCGATCGTCCCGGTCATCACCGACCAGGTGCGCGCGCTCACCGACAACGCGCCGATCTGGCTCGACGAGCTCCAGAAGAACAAGCAGATCCAGGAGCTCAACGAGGAGTACGACGTCATCGACAAGGCGAAGGACTACGTCGCCAACGGCGACTTCGTCTCCACGCTCTTCGGTGGCGTGCTCGGCTTCGGCCTGAAGATCCTCTCGGCGGTCTTCAACGCGTTCATCATCATTGTGCTGACGCTCTACTTCCTCGCGTCGCTCAACACCACGACGCACGCGATCTACCAGCTCGCGCCCGCCTCCCGGCGCGAGCGCGTCGCCAAGCTCGGCGACAAGGTCATCCACAACATCGGTGGCTATGTGTCCGGGGCGTTCATCGTCGCGCTGTGCGCGGGCATCTCGTCGCTGATCTTCCTGTGGTTCACCGAGGTCCGGGAGTACGCCGTCGCGCTCGCCTTCGTGGTCGCGCTGCTCGACATCATCCCGATGATCGGCGCCACGCTGGGTGCGATCGTGGTCTCGGCGATCGCGTTCGCCACCGACATCAAGAGCGGCATCGCGTGCGTGATCTTCTTCGCGATCTACCAACAGGTCGAGAACTACGTGATCTACCCGCGGGTGATGTCGCGCTCGGTCGACCTTCCTGGTGCGGTGATCGTGATCGCCGCGCTCGTCGGTGCCGGCCTGCTCGGCGTGGTGGGCGCGTTGCTGGCAATCCCCACCGCAGCGGCCATCCTGCTGGTCATCCGCGAGGTCGTCGTACGTCGTCAGGACCTGAAGTAG
- a CDS encoding SigE family RNA polymerase sigma factor, whose protein sequence is MTERSGGETAAEPGFDAWVEARVAALLRFGYLVTGSQQAAEDAVQSALVRACEKWSRVRRTTDPDAYVRRMVVNAHVSAWRKSGRRESPVALVQDRTAGDPAEAVARDDAVWRMCAALPPQQRAAVVLRFYEDLEYGEIAAILGVAEPTVRSHVHRALAALRRELEAEEEA, encoded by the coding sequence GTGACCGAGCGCAGCGGCGGCGAGACGGCCGCCGAGCCCGGCTTCGACGCGTGGGTCGAGGCGCGAGTGGCGGCGCTGCTGCGGTTCGGCTACCTGGTCACCGGGTCGCAGCAGGCGGCCGAGGACGCGGTGCAGTCGGCGCTGGTGCGGGCGTGCGAGAAGTGGTCGCGGGTACGACGGACCACCGATCCGGACGCCTATGTGCGCCGGATGGTCGTCAACGCACACGTCTCGGCCTGGCGGAAGTCCGGCCGGCGCGAGTCGCCGGTCGCGCTGGTGCAGGACCGGACGGCCGGCGACCCGGCCGAGGCGGTCGCTCGTGACGACGCGGTCTGGCGGATGTGCGCGGCGCTGCCGCCGCAGCAGCGGGCCGCCGTGGTGCTGCGGTTCTACGAGGACCTCGAGTACGGCGAGATCGCCGCCATCCTCGGGGTTGCCGAGCCGACCGTGCGCTCCCACGTCCACCGGGCGCTCGCGGCACTGCGCCGCGAGCTCGAGGCGGAAGAGGAGGCGTGA
- a CDS encoding biotin-dependent carboxyltransferase family protein: protein MSELIVRRAGLVLVQDAGRPGQAAIGVGRSGAADRASYDLGNRLVGNAPGAAALEVVMGGLEVEATATVWVCVTGAPAPLDVHGRGEPPGVVLALRAGQRLRLGVPATGLRSYLAVRGGINTPPVLGSRSRDTLAGLGCAPLSENVTLPVGSAVETDISVEGFPTPAPAGDPVLRVVRGPRDDWVIDPDRLVTTTWTVSQDSDRVGVRLSGGGLEHAEPGRQLPSEGAVRGAIQVPPSGEPVVFGPDHPVTGGYPVVGVVVDEDTDRLAQLRPGETVGFRWVRG, encoded by the coding sequence ATGAGCGAGCTGATCGTCCGCCGGGCAGGGCTCGTCCTGGTGCAGGACGCCGGGAGACCGGGGCAGGCCGCCATCGGCGTGGGGCGGTCCGGCGCGGCGGACCGGGCGTCGTACGACCTGGGCAACCGGCTCGTCGGCAATGCACCCGGGGCCGCGGCGCTCGAGGTGGTGATGGGCGGCCTCGAGGTGGAGGCGACGGCGACGGTCTGGGTGTGCGTGACCGGGGCGCCCGCGCCCCTCGATGTCCACGGGCGGGGGGAGCCGCCGGGCGTCGTGCTCGCGCTGCGCGCGGGCCAGCGGCTCAGGCTGGGGGTCCCCGCGACCGGCCTCCGCTCCTACCTGGCCGTCCGCGGCGGTATCAACACCCCTCCGGTGCTCGGCTCGCGCTCGCGCGACACGCTCGCCGGGCTCGGGTGCGCGCCGCTGTCGGAGAACGTGACGCTGCCGGTCGGGTCCGCGGTGGAGACGGACATCTCCGTCGAGGGCTTCCCGACGCCCGCGCCCGCCGGTGACCCGGTGCTCCGCGTCGTGCGTGGACCGCGAGACGACTGGGTCATCGACCCGGACCGTCTCGTCACGACGACGTGGACGGTGTCGCAGGACTCCGACCGGGTCGGCGTCCGCCTCTCCGGCGGAGGGCTCGAGCACGCCGAGCCGGGGCGGCAGCTGCCGAGCGAGGGCGCCGTCAGGGGTGCGATCCAGGTGCCGCCGTCGGGAGAGCCCGTGGTGTTCGGGCCCGACCACCCGGTGACCGGCGGCTACCCGGTGGTCGGCGTCGTGGTCGACGAAGACACCGACCGCCTCGCCCAGCTCAGGCCGGGGGAGACGGTCGGGTTCAGGTGGGTCCGGGGGTGA
- a CDS encoding DUF4189 domain-containing protein, which produces MTPTALIRTAVALAAALLLGGTLLAVIPAASSDNGDSAGAAGTERRKCNPPRCWIGGAFNVSTGVAYTWENTATREAARRTAKRLCKQYSADEYDADCRAAGTNRHGCLAIAYRASDGDLLQWAHRETDFARRLTVKETRRKAVRRALRAVRGDGEEYVAIADCTGR; this is translated from the coding sequence ATGACACCGACCGCACTCATCCGCACCGCAGTCGCGCTGGCCGCAGCGCTGCTCCTCGGCGGCACCCTGCTCGCCGTGATCCCGGCTGCGTCATCGGACAACGGCGACAGTGCGGGAGCGGCCGGGACCGAGCGCAGGAAGTGCAACCCGCCGCGGTGCTGGATCGGCGGCGCGTTCAACGTCAGCACGGGCGTCGCCTACACCTGGGAGAACACCGCAACGCGCGAGGCGGCGAGGCGGACCGCCAAGAGGCTGTGCAAGCAGTACTCCGCCGACGAGTACGACGCCGACTGCCGCGCCGCGGGCACCAACCGGCACGGCTGCCTGGCGATCGCCTACCGCGCGAGCGACGGCGACCTGCTCCAGTGGGCGCACCGCGAGACCGACTTCGCGCGCCGGCTGACGGTCAAGGAGACCCGGCGGAAGGCGGTCCGCCGCGCCCTGCGCGCGGTGCGGGGCGACGGCGAGGAGTACGTCGCGATCGCCGACTGCACCGGCCGCTGA
- the ccrA gene encoding crotonyl-CoA carboxylase/reductase translates to MQHILDAIQAEGTSAEDFANLDLPESYRAVTVHKDEVDMFEGMPSKEKDPRKSLHVDEVPLPELGPGEAFVAVMASAINYNTVWTSIFEPVSTFGFLERYGRESDLAKRHDLPYHIVGSDLSGVVLAVGPGVTKWKPGDRVVAHCLSVELESPDGHNDTMLDSSQRIWGFETNFGGLADVAMVKANQLMPKPEHLTWEEAASPGLVNCTAYRQLVSANGGNMKQGDNVLIWGASGGLGGFATQYALNGGANPICVVSNEEKAQIVRNMGADKVINRSEMDFKFWNEDGTEQNPKEWLRLGKAIRELTGGEDIDIVFEHPGRETFGASVFVTRKGGTITTCASTTGYMHEYDNRYLWMNLKRIISSHFANYRESWEANRLIAQGKIHPTLSRTYRLEDTGQAALDVHHNKHQGKVGVLCLAPQEGQGVLNNELREQHLDKINLFRGI, encoded by the coding sequence GTGCAGCACATTCTCGATGCCATCCAGGCGGAAGGCACCTCCGCGGAGGACTTCGCCAACCTCGACCTTCCGGAGTCCTACCGGGCCGTGACGGTCCACAAGGACGAGGTCGACATGTTCGAGGGCATGCCCTCGAAGGAGAAGGACCCCCGCAAGTCGCTGCACGTCGACGAGGTGCCGCTGCCCGAGCTCGGTCCCGGCGAGGCGTTCGTCGCGGTGATGGCCTCGGCGATCAACTACAACACGGTGTGGACCTCGATCTTCGAGCCCGTGTCGACCTTCGGCTTCCTCGAGCGCTACGGCCGCGAGTCCGACCTCGCCAAGCGCCACGACCTGCCGTACCACATCGTCGGCTCCGACCTGTCCGGCGTCGTGCTGGCCGTCGGCCCGGGCGTGACCAAGTGGAAGCCGGGCGACCGCGTGGTCGCGCACTGCCTGTCCGTCGAGCTCGAGTCGCCCGACGGCCACAACGACACGATGCTCGACTCCTCGCAGCGGATCTGGGGATTCGAGACCAACTTCGGCGGTCTCGCCGACGTCGCGATGGTCAAGGCCAACCAGCTGATGCCCAAGCCCGAGCACCTCACCTGGGAGGAGGCCGCCTCCCCCGGCCTGGTCAACTGCACCGCCTACCGCCAGCTCGTCTCCGCCAACGGCGGCAACATGAAGCAGGGCGACAACGTGCTGATCTGGGGCGCCTCCGGCGGGCTCGGCGGCTTCGCCACGCAGTACGCCCTCAACGGCGGCGCCAACCCGATCTGCGTGGTCTCCAACGAGGAGAAGGCCCAGATCGTGCGCAACATGGGCGCCGACAAGGTCATCAACCGCTCGGAGATGGACTTCAAGTTCTGGAACGAGGACGGCACCGAGCAGAACCCGAAGGAGTGGCTGCGCCTGGGCAAGGCCATCCGCGAGCTCACCGGCGGCGAGGACATCGACATCGTCTTCGAGCACCCCGGTCGCGAGACCTTCGGCGCCTCGGTGTTCGTCACCCGCAAGGGCGGCACCATCACTACGTGCGCCTCGACCACGGGCTACATGCACGAGTACGACAACCGCTACCTGTGGATGAACCTCAAGCGGATCATCTCCTCCCACTTCGCCAACTACCGCGAGTCGTGGGAGGCCAACCGCCTCATCGCGCAGGGCAAGATCCACCCCACCCTGTCGCGGACCTACCGCCTCGAGGACACCGGCCAGGCCGCCCTCGACGTGCACCACAACAAGCACCAGGGCAAGGTCGGCGTGCTCTGCCTCGCGCCTCAGGAGGGCCAGGGCGTCCTCAACAACGAGCTCCGCGAGCAGCACCTCGACAAGATCAACCTCTTCCGAGGAATCTGA
- a CDS encoding alpha/beta fold hydrolase, which produces MTLHTSELGESGSRVVFLHGLFGQGKNWTTIGKALATDHRVLLVDLPHHGRSPWADRWDYRDVVEQVAGLWTADDPVTLVGHSLGGKVAMLLALLHPELVERLCVVDMSPVNYESNPVGGLARYATALRSMDLDAIDGRGDADRMLAEHEQSPTVRSFLLQNLRRDGDGWRWQPNLEVLERDMPLLGAWPDDLVADAAPYGGPVLWVAGGRSEYVSDEYADEMARYFPRVRRVTVKQAGHWVHSEQPDVMIEALRRFLKAPVEQ; this is translated from the coding sequence GTGACGTTGCACACGAGTGAGCTCGGGGAGTCCGGCAGTCGCGTGGTCTTCCTGCACGGGCTCTTCGGGCAGGGCAAGAACTGGACGACCATCGGGAAGGCGCTCGCGACCGACCACCGGGTGCTGCTGGTCGACCTGCCGCACCACGGCCGCTCGCCCTGGGCCGACCGCTGGGACTACCGCGACGTCGTCGAGCAGGTCGCCGGCCTCTGGACCGCCGACGACCCGGTGACGCTGGTCGGGCACTCCCTCGGGGGCAAGGTCGCGATGCTGCTGGCGCTGCTCCACCCGGAGCTGGTCGAGCGGCTCTGCGTGGTGGACATGTCGCCGGTCAACTACGAGTCCAACCCGGTCGGCGGGCTCGCGCGCTACGCGACGGCGCTGCGGTCGATGGACCTCGACGCGATCGACGGACGCGGGGACGCCGATCGGATGCTGGCCGAGCACGAGCAGAGCCCGACCGTGCGGTCGTTCCTCCTGCAGAACCTGCGGCGGGACGGTGACGGCTGGCGCTGGCAGCCCAACCTGGAGGTGCTCGAGCGTGACATGCCGCTGCTGGGCGCCTGGCCCGACGACCTCGTCGCGGACGCGGCGCCGTACGGCGGACCGGTGCTCTGGGTGGCGGGCGGGCGGTCGGAGTACGTCAGCGACGAGTACGCCGACGAGATGGCCCGCTACTTCCCGCGGGTGCGCCGGGTGACCGTCAAGCAAGCCGGGCACTGGGTGCACTCCGAGCAGCCCGACGTGATGATCGAGGCGCTGCGGCGGTTCCTCAAGGCTCCGGTCGAGCAGTAG
- a CDS encoding 5-oxoprolinase subunit PxpA: MVDLNADVGESFGRWTLGDDAALMPHLTSANVACGFHAGDPITLRRTCELAVGYGVVIGAQVGYRDLAGFGRRFIDVPADELTADVLYQLGALDGLARAVGGAIGYLKPHGALFHAVTTHEEQARAVVTAVVEHGGLPVLGLPGSLFLTLAEEAGLPVVPEGYADRGYRPDGSLVPRSEAGAVLTDPEEVAAQAVRLAEAGTVRSLCVHGDSPGAPRLAAAVRAALAEADVAVAPFA; this comes from the coding sequence ATGGTCGACCTCAACGCCGACGTCGGCGAGTCCTTCGGGCGCTGGACGCTCGGCGACGACGCCGCGCTGATGCCGCACCTGACCAGTGCCAACGTCGCGTGCGGCTTCCACGCCGGCGACCCGATCACCCTGCGCCGCACCTGCGAGCTCGCGGTCGGCTACGGCGTCGTGATCGGCGCGCAGGTCGGTTATCGGGACCTCGCCGGGTTCGGGCGAAGGTTCATCGACGTGCCCGCCGACGAGCTGACCGCCGACGTCCTCTACCAGCTCGGCGCGCTCGACGGGCTGGCGCGCGCGGTCGGGGGAGCCATCGGCTACCTCAAGCCCCACGGCGCGCTCTTCCACGCGGTCACCACGCACGAGGAGCAGGCGCGCGCGGTCGTCACCGCGGTCGTCGAGCACGGCGGGCTGCCGGTGCTCGGGCTGCCGGGCTCGCTGTTCCTCACGCTCGCGGAGGAGGCGGGACTGCCCGTCGTGCCCGAGGGGTACGCCGACCGCGGCTACCGCCCCGACGGCTCGCTCGTGCCGCGGTCGGAGGCGGGCGCCGTACTGACCGATCCGGAGGAGGTCGCTGCCCAGGCGGTGCGGCTGGCCGAGGCGGGCACGGTGCGCTCGCTGTGCGTCCACGGCGACTCGCCGGGAGCGCCGCGCCTGGCCGCCGCCGTGCGGGCGGCCCTTGCCGAGGCCGACGTCGCGGTTGCGCCGTTCGCATGA
- a CDS encoding 3-hydroxyacyl-CoA dehydrogenase NAD-binding domain-containing protein has protein sequence MTSSEEIFSTLVLPYLNHAVRMYEADYASAADIDAAMRFGCGYPQGPLATIDEIGAAKVRNELDERFKQTTDHLHQPADLLEQLAAEGRTFAEASAAGEVATPELKHDIAKVGVVGTGTMASGIALVFAQSGYEVTYVGRSQEKLDGVVGYVTKNLDRAVSKGKLDEAGKEAVLGRLTGATEREALADVDIVVEAIAEDLAIKTELYKDLDRICKQGAILATTTSSLPITRLGEATSRPESVIGMHFFNPAPVMKLVEVVTTPATGADVDETVKALCAKVGKVAVSCGDRAGFIVNCLLFPYLNDAVKLHESGVAIADIDAAIKEQAGFPMGPFELLDVVGNDVSLAIQKELYAEFKEPGFAPAELLEQKVAAGELGRKTKKGFHDYA, from the coding sequence ATGACTTCCAGCGAAGAGATCTTCAGCACCCTGGTGCTGCCGTACCTCAACCACGCGGTGCGTATGTACGAGGCCGACTACGCCTCGGCGGCCGACATCGACGCGGCGATGCGGTTCGGCTGCGGCTACCCGCAGGGCCCGCTGGCGACGATCGACGAGATCGGCGCCGCGAAGGTCCGCAACGAGCTCGACGAGCGGTTCAAGCAGACCACCGACCACCTGCACCAGCCGGCCGACCTGCTCGAGCAGCTGGCTGCCGAGGGCAGGACGTTCGCCGAGGCGAGCGCGGCCGGTGAGGTCGCGACCCCCGAGCTCAAGCACGACATCGCCAAGGTCGGCGTCGTCGGCACCGGCACGATGGCCTCCGGCATCGCGCTCGTCTTCGCACAGAGCGGCTACGAGGTCACCTACGTCGGCCGTAGCCAGGAGAAGCTCGACGGCGTGGTCGGCTACGTGACCAAGAACCTCGACCGCGCGGTGTCGAAGGGCAAGCTCGACGAGGCCGGCAAGGAGGCCGTGCTCGGCCGACTGACCGGCGCGACCGAGCGCGAGGCGCTCGCCGACGTCGACATCGTGGTCGAGGCCATCGCCGAGGACCTCGCGATCAAGACCGAGCTCTACAAGGACCTCGACCGGATCTGCAAGCAGGGCGCGATCCTCGCGACCACCACCTCGAGCCTCCCGATCACCCGCCTCGGCGAGGCGACCTCGCGGCCCGAGTCGGTCATCGGCATGCACTTCTTCAACCCCGCGCCGGTGATGAAGCTGGTCGAGGTCGTCACCACGCCTGCCACTGGCGCCGACGTCGACGAGACCGTCAAGGCGCTGTGCGCGAAGGTCGGCAAGGTCGCGGTCTCCTGCGGCGACCGCGCGGGCTTCATCGTCAACTGCCTGCTGTTCCCCTACCTCAACGACGCGGTCAAGCTGCACGAGTCGGGCGTCGCGATCGCCGACATCGACGCCGCGATCAAGGAGCAGGCCGGCTTCCCGATGGGGCCGTTCGAGCTGCTCGACGTGGTCGGCAACGACGTGTCGCTGGCGATCCAGAAGGAGCTCTACGCCGAGTTCAAGGAGCCGGGCTTCGCGCCGGCCGAGCTGCTGGAGCAGAAGGTCGCCGCCGGCGAGCTGGGCCGGAAGACCAAGAAGGGCTTCCACGACTACGCGTGA
- a CDS encoding EamA family transporter — translation MVSMTHDSAGAAGTSAELPVTRASAGIGLALASAVSFALSGALASPLLDSGWSAGAVVLVRIGLAALVVLPFGIAAVHGRWHLVRAAAPTIALYGVLAVAGAQFCYFSAVQTMEVGPALLIEYTAPAAVVAWLWLRHGQRPGPLTLAGAAVAALGLLLVLDLFSGADFDVVGAAWSLGAMVGAAAYFLISADDTTGLPPMAMAGGGLLVGGVALALLGLVGALPMRTATEAVTYAGLDVDWWVPLLLLGLVTAALAYVTGIAAARRLGSRLASFVALSEVVAAVLWAWALLGQLPSPVQFVGGALILVGVIGVKLGEPRLAAESAEVHG, via the coding sequence ATGGTGTCGATGACTCATGACAGCGCGGGGGCGGCCGGTACGTCGGCCGAGCTCCCCGTCACCCGCGCGTCGGCCGGCATCGGCCTCGCGCTGGCCTCGGCGGTGTCGTTCGCGCTGTCCGGCGCGCTCGCCTCGCCGCTGCTCGACAGCGGCTGGAGCGCGGGTGCCGTCGTCCTGGTGCGGATCGGGCTCGCGGCGCTCGTCGTGCTGCCGTTCGGCATCGCCGCCGTGCACGGCCGCTGGCACCTGGTCCGCGCCGCCGCGCCGACGATCGCGCTCTACGGCGTGCTCGCGGTCGCCGGGGCGCAGTTCTGCTACTTCTCCGCGGTGCAGACGATGGAGGTCGGCCCCGCCCTGCTGATCGAGTACACCGCGCCCGCCGCCGTCGTCGCCTGGCTGTGGCTGCGCCACGGGCAGCGCCCCGGCCCGCTCACACTGGCGGGCGCGGCGGTGGCCGCGCTCGGCCTGCTGCTCGTGCTCGACCTGTTCTCCGGGGCCGACTTCGACGTCGTCGGGGCCGCCTGGTCGCTGGGCGCGATGGTGGGCGCCGCGGCGTACTTCCTCATCTCCGCTGACGACACCACCGGCCTGCCGCCGATGGCGATGGCCGGCGGGGGCCTGCTCGTCGGAGGGGTGGCGCTGGCGCTGCTCGGGCTCGTCGGCGCGCTGCCGATGCGGACGGCCACGGAGGCGGTGACCTACGCGGGTCTCGACGTCGACTGGTGGGTCCCGCTGCTGCTGCTCGGCCTGGTCACCGCCGCGCTGGCCTACGTCACCGGCATCGCCGCCGCCCGCCGACTCGGGTCGCGCCTGGCCTCCTTTGTCGCGTTGAGCGAGGTGGTCGCCGCGGTGCTGTGGGCGTGGGCGCTCCTGGGCCAGCTGCCCAGCCCCGTCCAGTTCGTCGGTGGCGCCCTGATCCTGGTCGGCGTCATCGGGGTGAAGCTCGGTGAGCCCCGCCTGGCCGCCGAGTCGGCAGAAGTTCACGGCTGA
- the nucS gene encoding endonuclease NucS, producing the protein MRLVVARCQVDYAGRLTAHLPMATRVLMIKADGSVLVHSDGGSYKPLNWMSPPCTVRESVVDEDGTERVEWTVTAKAAKGATPDTLRILIEEILHDSSHELGIDPGLQKDGVEKHLQELLADHPGTLMPGLSLVRREYPTAIGPVDLMCKDADGVSVAVEIKRRGEIDGVEQLTRYLELLNRDPLLAPVRGIFAAQEIKPQARVLAGDRGITCAVVDYDALRGLDDPTDRLF; encoded by the coding sequence GTGAGACTCGTCGTCGCTCGCTGCCAGGTGGACTACGCAGGCCGGTTGACCGCACACCTCCCGATGGCGACCCGGGTGCTGATGATCAAGGCCGACGGCTCGGTCCTGGTCCACTCCGACGGCGGCTCCTACAAGCCGCTGAACTGGATGTCGCCGCCCTGCACGGTCCGGGAGTCCGTCGTGGACGAGGACGGCACCGAGAGGGTCGAGTGGACCGTGACCGCGAAGGCGGCCAAGGGCGCGACGCCCGACACGCTACGGATCCTGATCGAGGAGATCCTCCACGACTCCTCCCACGAGCTCGGCATCGATCCCGGCCTCCAGAAGGACGGCGTCGAGAAGCACCTCCAGGAGCTGCTCGCCGACCACCCCGGCACGCTCATGCCCGGTCTGAGCCTGGTGCGTCGCGAGTACCCCACTGCCATCGGACCGGTCGACCTGATGTGCAAGGACGCCGACGGCGTGAGCGTCGCGGTCGAGATCAAGCGCCGCGGCGAGATCGACGGCGTCGAGCAGCTCACCCGCTACCTCGAGCTCCTCAACCGCGACCCGCTGCTCGCGCCGGTGCGCGGGATCTTCGCGGCCCAGGAGATCAAGCCGCAGGCCCGCGTGCTCGCCGGCGACCGCGGCATCACCTGCGCCGTCGTCGACTACGACGCGCTGCGCGGTCTCGACGACCCGACCGACCGGCTGTTCTGA
- a CDS encoding 5-oxoprolinase subunit B family protein, with protein sequence MTVLSYGDRALLVELGSTEAVIELAALVSGEAEVAGLVEDVVPGARTLLLVAGAGVSVDRLRAALSELGEAPSRLGVSAARRRSSAGRRAGWGAGASSANRREVAPSSPAAGGREVVVPVAYDGADLDVVARLTGLSVEEVVAAHTGTSWRVAFGGFAPGFAYLVGGDPRLQVPRRDTPRTAVPAGSVGLAGEFSGVYPRESPGGWQLIGRTDEVMWDVDREPPALLAPGATVRFVEA encoded by the coding sequence ATGACCGTTCTTTCGTACGGCGACCGCGCCCTTTTGGTCGAGCTCGGCTCGACGGAGGCCGTGATCGAGCTCGCAGCCTTGGTGTCCGGCGAGGCGGAGGTGGCGGGGTTGGTCGAGGACGTCGTGCCTGGTGCGAGGACGCTGCTTCTCGTAGCGGGGGCCGGTGTCTCGGTGGATCGTTTGCGTGCGGCGTTGTCGGAGCTCGGCGAGGCTCCCTCCCGGCTTGGCGTCTCCGCCGCGCGACGGCGCTCTTCGGCTGGACGCCGCGCGGGCTGGGGCGCCGGCGCGTCGTCGGCGAATCGCCGGGAGGTGGCCCCGTCGAGCCCCGCCGCCGGCGGCCGCGAGGTGGTCGTGCCGGTTGCCTATGACGGTGCTGATCTCGATGTGGTGGCGCGGTTGACCGGGCTCAGTGTCGAGGAAGTGGTCGCGGCGCACACGGGGACGTCGTGGCGGGTGGCGTTCGGCGGGTTCGCACCGGGGTTCGCCTATCTGGTGGGTGGTGACCCGCGGCTGCAGGTGCCCCGGCGGGACACGCCGCGGACCGCGGTGCCGGCGGGGAGCGTGGGGCTGGCGGGGGAGTTCAGCGGGGTCTACCCGCGGGAGTCGCCGGGCGGGTGGCAGCTGATCGGGCGGACCGACGAGGTGATGTGGGACGTCGACCGGGAGCCGCCGGCGCTGCTGGCGCCCGGTGCGACCGTGAGGTTCGTCGAGGCATGA